From a single Stomoxys calcitrans chromosome 4, idStoCalc2.1, whole genome shotgun sequence genomic region:
- the LOC106095650 gene encoding uncharacterized protein LOC106095650: MGARNSTPQTANIDNPKRVVPIEITAEVMTRLEAKTKQQEKPIELNEFEDHKKELEFGKTQRPKVQRETSNDFRPTGKYPHEHSHWFEEQTADRRSNYNEHEEYQFERTLSMLENVLGKPVDIMSDNKQEIQALRRDLIECYKEYPGKTLYCADIAKRYQDFIFRQQYERILEHVESNEDFAEQAKQPPPPFEHFPPYF; the protein is encoded by the coding sequence ATGGGAGCCAGAAACTCAACTCCGCAAACTGCCAACATTGACAATCCCAAAAGGGTTGTGCCCATTGAAATCACGGCTGAAGTAATGACCAGATTGGAAGCGAAAACAAAGCAACAGGAAAAACCCATAGAGCTCAATGAATTTGAAGACCACAAAAAGGAACTAGAATTTGGAAAAACACAGCGTCCAAAGGTACAAAGAGAAACTTCAAATGATTTTCGTCCTACAGGAAAATATCCACATGAGCACAGCCATTGGTTCGAGGAACAAACGGCAGACCGTCGTAGCAACTATAATGAGCATGAGGAATATCAATTTGAAAGGACCCTTAGCATGTTAGAAAATGTCCTTGGCAAACCTGTAGACATTATGTCCGATAATAAGCAAGAAATTCAAGCTCTGCGCCGGGATTTAATTGAATGCTATAAAGAATATCCGGGAAAAACCTTATATTGTGCTGATATAGCTAAACGTTATCAGGATTTCATATTCCGTCAACAGTATGAAAGAATTTTAGAACATGTGGAATCGAATGAAGATTTTGCGGAACAGGCAAAACAGCCTCCACCACCTTTTGAACATTTTCCACCATATTTCTAA